The following proteins are encoded in a genomic region of Desulfosporosinus youngiae DSM 17734:
- a CDS encoding 2-isopropylmalate synthase: protein MRRIEIFDTTLRDGEQSPGVALNADEKLQIAHQLSRLGVNVLEAGFPIASLGDFDGVRRIAQEVRNVSVAALARANAKDIERAWEAISGGESPRIHTFIATSPIHMRYKLQKSPEDVLEQAVQAVRLAKSKVADIEFSAEDASRSEVDFLAKVFSGVIQAGATVLNIPDTVGYATPEEYAAFLRAIMERTAGIEKVKVSVHCHNDLGLAVANSLAAVGAGVHQLECTVNGIGERAGNAALEELVMALHTRKDQFGAETTIVTSEIARTSQLVSRLTGMVIQHNKAIVGKNAFAHESGIHQDGMLKERSTYEIMSPSVIGVDVESIVLGKHSGRHAVQQRLTDLGLNLEESQFEDLFSRFKLLADRKREVTTSDLFSLVDEQKEKAEEISLDYLQVSSGTNLVPTATVGLLYQGQRQADAACGDGPVDAAFKAIDKVLGTNGKLTHYSLQALDGGEDAQGEVTVSVKFGENLVAGRGVSTDIIEASVRGYLQAVNRAFVRGWIEIRANNES, encoded by the coding sequence ATGCGCCGGATCGAGATCTTTGATACAACGCTTAGAGATGGTGAACAATCTCCCGGAGTAGCACTTAATGCAGATGAAAAATTGCAAATCGCTCATCAATTAAGCAGGCTGGGGGTTAATGTTCTCGAAGCAGGATTTCCTATTGCCTCCCTTGGAGATTTTGACGGAGTGCGCAGGATTGCCCAGGAAGTAAGAAATGTAAGTGTAGCGGCTCTGGCCCGGGCGAATGCCAAAGATATTGAACGTGCCTGGGAAGCAATTTCGGGTGGAGAATCCCCACGTATTCATACGTTTATTGCCACTTCGCCGATTCATATGCGTTATAAATTGCAGAAATCTCCCGAAGATGTGCTGGAGCAGGCTGTTCAGGCGGTCCGATTGGCCAAATCTAAAGTAGCTGATATTGAGTTCAGTGCGGAAGATGCTTCGCGCAGTGAGGTGGATTTCCTGGCCAAGGTCTTTTCAGGTGTTATACAAGCGGGCGCCACTGTACTCAACATTCCGGATACTGTGGGATATGCGACACCTGAAGAGTATGCTGCCTTTTTACGAGCCATTATGGAGCGAACCGCCGGCATAGAGAAGGTTAAAGTCAGTGTCCACTGTCATAATGATCTGGGTCTGGCAGTGGCCAATTCCCTGGCCGCTGTCGGGGCAGGGGTGCATCAGTTGGAGTGTACCGTGAATGGGATCGGAGAACGGGCCGGAAATGCAGCCTTGGAAGAACTTGTGATGGCGCTGCACACCCGCAAGGATCAGTTTGGTGCAGAAACAACGATTGTGACATCGGAAATTGCCAGGACGAGTCAGCTGGTCAGCCGCTTAACCGGTATGGTGATTCAACACAATAAGGCTATTGTGGGTAAGAATGCCTTTGCTCATGAATCGGGTATTCACCAGGATGGCATGCTTAAAGAACGGTCCACCTATGAAATTATGTCGCCAAGTGTCATTGGAGTGGATGTTGAATCCATTGTTTTGGGGAAACACTCCGGACGGCATGCGGTTCAGCAGCGACTTACGGATTTAGGGTTAAATTTAGAAGAGAGTCAGTTTGAAGACTTGTTTTCCCGTTTTAAACTGTTGGCAGATCGTAAACGGGAAGTAACGACTTCGGATTTGTTCTCCTTAGTAGATGAACAAAAAGAAAAGGCGGAAGAGATCAGCTTAGATTATTTACAGGTTTCAAGTGGCACCAATTTAGTTCCCACAGCAACAGTCGGTCTCCTGTATCAGGGGCAGCGCCAAGCAGATGCAGCCTGTGGGGACGGACCGGTCGATGCTGCGTTTAAAGCCATTGATAAGGTACTGGGGACTAATGGTAAACTAACCCACTATTCCTTGCAGGCTCTTGATGGCGGAGAAGATGCTCAGGGAGAAGTTACAGTTAGTGTGAAATTCGGAGAGAATCTGGTTGCCGGACGCGGGGTAAGTACGGATATTATTGAAGCAAGTGTGCGTGGTTATCTCCAAGCGGTAAACCGCGCCTTCGTTCGGGGTTGGATAGAAATCAGAGCGAATAACGAGAGCTAA
- the ilvC gene encoding ketol-acid reductoisomerase, with product MAKMYYEVDANLELLKGKVIAVMGYGSQGHAQAQNLKDSGLNVVIGLRPGSARTERAQAAGFEVMTVEEAAKRADVIQILLPDETQSKVYNQEIKQHLTAGKALVFSHGFNIHFGQIVPPSDVDVFMVAPKSPGHLVRRTYTEGAGVPALIAVHQDATGKAKELALAYAKGIGSTKAGVLETTFGEETETDLFGEQAVLCGGASELVKAGFDTLVEAGYQPEIAYFECLHELKLIVDLMYEGGMSWMRYSVSDTAQYGDMTIGKRIVNQETRKEMKRVLEEIQDGRFAKAWLLENQANRPTFNAMTRIEANHPIEKVGEQLRGMMSWLKKHE from the coding sequence ATGGCAAAAATGTACTATGAAGTAGACGCAAATCTGGAGTTATTAAAAGGCAAAGTTATTGCAGTAATGGGTTATGGCAGCCAAGGACATGCTCAGGCTCAAAACCTCAAAGATTCCGGTCTTAATGTTGTAATTGGGCTTCGCCCAGGCAGTGCTCGTACAGAACGGGCTCAAGCAGCAGGCTTTGAAGTTATGACGGTAGAAGAGGCGGCCAAACGCGCCGATGTTATTCAGATTTTGCTTCCTGATGAAACCCAAAGTAAAGTTTATAATCAGGAAATTAAACAACATCTCACCGCAGGCAAGGCTTTAGTCTTCTCTCACGGATTTAACATTCATTTCGGACAAATCGTTCCTCCAAGTGATGTGGATGTCTTCATGGTCGCACCTAAAAGCCCAGGGCATTTAGTGCGCCGCACCTATACTGAAGGTGCAGGAGTACCGGCTTTGATCGCAGTCCATCAGGATGCTACAGGAAAAGCTAAAGAATTAGCCTTAGCTTACGCTAAAGGAATCGGATCGACTAAAGCGGGCGTACTGGAAACAACCTTTGGAGAAGAAACCGAAACCGACCTTTTTGGAGAACAGGCAGTCCTTTGCGGAGGGGCGTCCGAACTGGTTAAAGCTGGTTTTGATACCTTAGTTGAAGCAGGCTATCAGCCGGAAATTGCTTACTTTGAGTGCTTGCATGAGCTTAAACTCATCGTCGACTTAATGTATGAAGGCGGTATGAGTTGGATGAGATATTCCGTATCTGACACGGCTCAATATGGAGATATGACGATTGGTAAACGAATCGTTAATCAGGAAACACGTAAAGAAATGAAACGTGTGCTCGAAGAAATCCAAGATGGCCGTTTTGCGAAAGCCTGGTTGCTGGAAAACCAAGCCAATCGTCCGACCTTTAACGCGATGACCCGTATTGAAGCAAATCATCCTATCGAAAAAGTTGGGGAACAGTTAAGAGGAATGATGAGCTGGCTGAAAAAACACGAGTAG
- the ilvN gene encoding acetolactate synthase small subunit yields MLHTLAVLVENNPGVLIRVAGLFTRRGYNIDSLTVCQTEDPELSRMTIVVNGDDQIIEQVRNQLSKLVVVQSVADLSGQSVVDRELALIRVQVSPETRSAVLQTVDIFRGRVVDMGRTNITVELTGDIPKIDAFVHAIQPYGLLELVRTGKVAILRSEA; encoded by the coding sequence ATGTTGCATACACTTGCAGTTCTTGTAGAAAATAATCCTGGTGTTTTGATTCGAGTGGCAGGATTGTTCACACGCAGGGGGTATAATATTGATAGTCTTACGGTATGTCAGACAGAGGATCCTGAACTTTCACGAATGACGATTGTCGTTAATGGGGATGATCAAATCATTGAGCAAGTTAGGAATCAGCTGAGCAAACTGGTGGTTGTTCAATCAGTCGCAGATCTGTCCGGACAAAGTGTTGTGGATCGGGAGCTGGCCTTAATCCGCGTTCAGGTCAGCCCGGAAACACGATCTGCGGTTCTCCAGACAGTGGATATTTTCAGAGGACGGGTTGTAGATATGGGAAGAACCAATATTACCGTAGAGTTGACAGGGGACATTCCTAAAATAGACGCCTTTGTTCATGCCATTCAACCTTATGGTTTATTGGAGCTGGTGCGTACCGGAAAGGTTGCAATTTTGCGATCTGAAGCATAG
- the ilvB gene encoding biosynthetic-type acetolactate synthase large subunit, translating into MSEEKKGLMGATILLNALQQEGVEVIFGYPGGVLLPLYDALLDSPIRHVLGRHEQGVVFAADGYSRVTGKVGVCLGTSGPGATNLVTGIANAFLDSIPLVVLTGQVPTSSIGSDSFQEVDIVGITMPVTKHSYLVKDPRDLPRIIKEAFYIARTGRPGPVLIDLPKDVLAEENVVPFSNEMKLKGYKIFGRDNNGQIEEVARALSEASKPVFYAGGGVVTAGAEGVLKQFAEKTGAPVVTTLMGIGSLPLGHPNLLGMVGLHGTVTANYAVNDCDLLIAVGVRFDDRVTNGPGDRFATNAKVIHIDIDPVEISKVVKTDIQIVGDARKVLAEIIEALPKFVLPEITDWWDQLREWKENHALDYDKDRLTPQMVMQCLGEIAGGETIITTDVGQHQMWVAQYYPTVNPRNYASSCGLGAMGYGLPAAVGAQIARPEDRVVLVTGDGSFQMSIQELGTIAQNNLPIKIVLINNGVLGMVRQMQKLFYGERYSQIQLQGNPDFVKVAEAYGIRGIHVNSLEQVRSAFEEAFKHPGAVLVDIKISEDENVLPMVSPGKVITEMIVR; encoded by the coding sequence ATGAGTGAAGAAAAAAAAGGGTTAATGGGAGCGACCATCTTATTGAATGCCTTGCAGCAGGAAGGTGTCGAGGTCATCTTTGGTTATCCGGGTGGGGTATTGCTTCCATTATATGATGCCCTTCTGGATAGTCCTATACGCCATGTGCTGGGGCGGCATGAACAAGGGGTTGTGTTTGCAGCAGATGGTTATTCACGTGTTACAGGGAAAGTCGGAGTTTGTTTAGGCACCTCCGGCCCGGGGGCTACAAATTTGGTGACCGGTATAGCCAATGCTTTCTTAGACTCTATCCCGCTTGTTGTTTTAACGGGGCAGGTTCCAACCAGTTCTATAGGATCTGATTCCTTTCAGGAAGTAGATATCGTTGGAATTACAATGCCTGTCACTAAACACTCCTATTTGGTTAAGGATCCGCGTGATCTCCCCAGGATTATCAAGGAGGCTTTTTATATAGCCCGGACCGGCCGCCCTGGTCCTGTCCTCATCGATCTTCCCAAAGATGTATTAGCTGAGGAAAATGTTGTTCCCTTTTCCAATGAAATGAAATTGAAAGGGTACAAAATTTTTGGCCGGGATAATAATGGTCAGATTGAAGAAGTGGCAAGAGCACTTTCAGAAGCCAGCAAGCCGGTTTTTTATGCCGGAGGCGGTGTGGTGACTGCCGGAGCTGAAGGGGTCTTAAAACAATTTGCTGAAAAAACGGGAGCACCGGTGGTCACAACCTTGATGGGAATAGGGAGCCTGCCGCTTGGACATCCTAATCTATTGGGTATGGTGGGGTTGCATGGCACGGTAACAGCGAATTATGCTGTTAATGATTGTGACTTGCTTATCGCTGTGGGCGTACGTTTTGATGACCGTGTAACCAATGGTCCCGGAGATCGATTTGCGACCAATGCTAAAGTTATTCATATTGATATTGATCCTGTCGAGATCAGTAAAGTTGTTAAAACGGATATTCAAATTGTAGGGGACGCCCGTAAGGTCCTGGCAGAGATTATCGAGGCCCTGCCCAAATTTGTCTTGCCGGAAATTACAGACTGGTGGGATCAGTTGCGTGAATGGAAGGAAAATCATGCTTTAGATTATGATAAGGACAGACTCACGCCTCAGATGGTGATGCAATGTCTGGGAGAGATCGCGGGAGGAGAAACCATCATCACTACGGATGTAGGTCAGCATCAAATGTGGGTAGCTCAGTATTATCCTACAGTCAATCCACGCAATTATGCGAGTAGCTGCGGACTTGGGGCCATGGGCTATGGACTTCCTGCCGCAGTAGGAGCGCAAATAGCTCGCCCGGAGGATAGGGTCGTATTGGTAACAGGGGATGGATCCTTTCAAATGTCGATTCAAGAGTTGGGGACAATTGCTCAGAATAATCTGCCCATAAAAATTGTGCTGATCAATAATGGGGTTCTGGGAATGGTTCGGCAAATGCAAAAATTATTTTATGGAGAGCGGTATAGTCAAATTCAGCTTCAAGGGAACCCGGATTTTGTTAAAGTGGCGGAGGCCTATGGTATTCGCGGGATCCATGTTAATTCCCTGGAGCAGGTGCGCAGTGCCTTTGAGGAAGCTTTTAAACATCCTGGGGCAGTGCTGGTAGATATTAAAATTTCAGAAGATGAAAATGTTTTGCCTATGGTCTCGCCGGGTAAGGTCATTACTGAAATGATTGTGAGGTAA
- the ilvE gene encoding branched-chain-amino-acid transaminase, which yields MGLIIYLNGAFVPEEEAKVSVFDHGFLYGDGIFEGIRAYHGRVFKLEEHLKRLYESAKSINLSIGLTKQEMQEVVLESLRRNGLKDAYIRLVVSRGKGDLGLNPDNCSGASIVCIAAQIKLFEESMYEQGLDVKTVAIRRNNPDSLNPRIKSLNYLNNIMAKIESIQAGVIEAIMLTQDGYVAEGTADNIFIYRNNVLITPPLSAGILEGVTRNTVIQLADELGINVKEELFTRHDLYTADECFLTGTAAELIPVRNVDGRVIGAGVPGPVFKQLLEVFRAHTHVNGPEIYSM from the coding sequence ATGGGACTAATCATTTACCTGAATGGCGCTTTCGTTCCTGAGGAAGAAGCGAAAGTATCTGTTTTTGATCATGGTTTTTTGTATGGAGACGGGATTTTCGAGGGGATCCGTGCTTACCATGGTCGAGTGTTTAAATTAGAAGAACACTTAAAACGTCTTTATGAATCTGCAAAGTCGATTAATTTATCGATTGGATTGACTAAGCAGGAAATGCAAGAGGTTGTTTTGGAATCGCTGCGCAGGAATGGCTTAAAAGATGCTTACATTCGCCTGGTGGTATCACGAGGTAAAGGAGATCTGGGTCTAAACCCGGATAATTGTTCCGGGGCTTCTATTGTGTGTATTGCAGCACAAATTAAGCTTTTTGAGGAAAGCATGTATGAGCAGGGATTAGACGTGAAAACTGTGGCAATCCGGCGGAACAACCCGGATTCTTTGAATCCGAGAATTAAATCCCTTAATTATCTTAATAATATTATGGCAAAAATTGAAAGCATTCAGGCCGGTGTTATTGAGGCCATTATGCTTACTCAAGACGGGTATGTGGCAGAAGGAACGGCTGATAATATCTTTATCTATCGTAATAATGTCTTAATAACCCCGCCTCTTTCTGCAGGCATACTTGAAGGTGTCACCCGAAATACAGTGATACAGCTTGCTGATGAGCTTGGAATCAACGTAAAGGAAGAGCTGTTTACTCGTCATGACTTGTATACGGCAGATGAATGCTTTCTCACCGGCACTGCAGCTGAATTGATTCCGGTAAGAAATGTCGACGGGCGTGTGATCGGAGCCGGTGTTCCCGGTCCTGTGTTTAAACAACTTCTGGAGGTATTTAGGGCTCATACCCATGTCAATGGTCCTGAGATTTACAGCATGTAA
- a CDS encoding homoserine dehydrogenase, with amino-acid sequence MPINIGILGLGTVGCGVVKVLQQNAKDIQTRTNCELQIKAILDRDLDRERDVSGDYLLTDQSEEVLHDPDIDIIVEVMGGIEPARTFILEALEHGKNVVTANKDLIALHGHELLEAADAAGKDLCFEASVGGGIPIIAALKDSLAANHITEVLGIINGTTNYILTAMAEQGREYAEVLAEAQQLGYAEANPSSDVDGLDAARKLAILASIAFNSRVALKDVFVEGISKITREDLAYAAELGCTIKLLAIAKHHSEGIEVRVHPAILPLNHPLASVSGVFNAIYVVGDAVGETMFYGRGAGSLPTGSAIVSDIMRIVRNIQTKSTPSSNCTCYLDLPIKAASDFHTAFYIRLLVKDEPRVLATLALLFAEANISFASIIQKQRGEHQAEIVLLTHPCREGELQEALDSVRAYSKVLSIDNVIRFEKED; translated from the coding sequence ATGCCAATTAACATAGGCATATTGGGTTTAGGCACTGTAGGATGCGGGGTAGTGAAAGTATTACAGCAAAATGCTAAGGATATTCAAACACGTACCAATTGCGAACTGCAAATCAAAGCAATCCTGGACCGTGATCTTGACCGTGAACGGGATGTAAGCGGAGACTATCTCCTCACTGATCAATCTGAAGAGGTTCTTCATGACCCTGATATCGACATTATTGTAGAAGTAATGGGAGGAATAGAACCTGCTCGTACCTTTATCTTAGAAGCTTTGGAACACGGAAAAAATGTCGTTACTGCCAATAAGGACTTAATAGCACTGCATGGTCATGAACTCCTTGAAGCTGCCGATGCAGCAGGGAAGGATCTCTGCTTCGAAGCCAGTGTCGGAGGGGGAATTCCGATTATTGCAGCTCTGAAAGATTCTTTAGCAGCCAACCATATTACAGAAGTGCTTGGGATTATCAACGGAACAACAAACTATATTCTCACGGCCATGGCTGAGCAGGGGCGTGAGTATGCGGAAGTCCTTGCCGAAGCACAACAATTAGGGTACGCCGAAGCTAACCCTTCTTCCGATGTTGACGGCCTGGATGCTGCACGTAAACTTGCCATTCTTGCTTCCATCGCCTTTAACTCACGTGTTGCCCTTAAGGACGTTTTTGTGGAAGGTATTTCGAAAATTACTCGTGAAGATCTGGCTTATGCAGCCGAGCTGGGCTGTACTATCAAATTGTTAGCCATTGCTAAACACCACTCAGAGGGAATCGAAGTTCGGGTTCATCCGGCTATATTGCCGCTTAACCATCCTCTTGCTTCTGTCAGCGGTGTTTTCAACGCTATTTATGTCGTAGGAGATGCTGTTGGAGAAACCATGTTTTATGGCAGAGGTGCAGGATCTCTTCCCACCGGAAGTGCGATTGTATCAGATATTATGCGTATCGTCCGCAATATCCAAACCAAATCAACCCCTTCCAGTAACTGTACATGTTATCTCGACTTGCCGATCAAGGCCGCTTCTGATTTCCATACCGCATTTTATATTCGCCTTCTTGTTAAAGACGAACCCCGTGTCCTGGCTACTCTTGCTTTACTTTTTGCAGAAGCAAATATCAGCTTCGCCTCAATCATTCAAAAGCAGCGCGGCGAGCATCAGGCGGAGATTGTCCTCCTGACCCATCCCTGCCGTGAAGGCGAACTTCAGGAAGCCCTTGATTCTGTTAGAGCTTATAGCAAAGTCCTGAGTATTGATAATGTCATCCGTTTTGAAAAGGAAGATTAG
- the thrB gene encoding homoserine kinase: MFQVKIPATSANLGPGFDCMGMALQLYNRITVETKRPFRISLAGSYLDGIPADESNLVWRTMCHFWDLIHYPTPTVDLTFENFIPPARGLGSSSAAIVGGLVAANIIAGSPYTKLELLQVADALEGHPDNVTPALYGGVTLSVPTENGVLPRVLAQSPNLKGVVIIPDTHLNTKRARGILAPQVQRKDAVFNISHVSLLTEAFIREEYALLKEGMRDTLHQSQRAALIPGLLETLEAALQAGAYGAALSGSGPTLLALIPSNSKTDVSQTMISTLATHGINAQAMILEIDSAGASSSPIR; the protein is encoded by the coding sequence ATGTTTCAAGTTAAAATACCAGCCACCTCCGCCAATCTCGGGCCTGGATTTGACTGCATGGGCATGGCCCTTCAACTATACAACAGGATTACCGTCGAAACTAAGCGGCCCTTCCGGATTTCGTTGGCCGGATCTTATCTAGATGGTATACCCGCGGACGAAAGCAATCTTGTCTGGAGAACCATGTGCCATTTTTGGGACCTTATCCATTATCCTACTCCCACAGTTGATTTGACCTTTGAAAACTTCATTCCTCCGGCCCGGGGCTTAGGAAGCAGTTCGGCAGCCATCGTTGGCGGACTCGTAGCGGCGAACATAATTGCCGGATCACCCTATACAAAGCTGGAGCTGCTTCAGGTAGCTGATGCCCTGGAAGGACATCCTGACAATGTAACCCCTGCTTTATATGGCGGAGTCACTTTGTCTGTGCCTACGGAAAATGGTGTACTTCCCAGAGTTCTGGCTCAATCCCCTAATCTGAAAGGGGTTGTCATAATCCCCGATACACACTTGAATACCAAAAGAGCACGGGGAATCTTAGCTCCGCAAGTTCAGCGTAAGGATGCGGTTTTTAATATTTCCCACGTCTCACTGCTCACAGAAGCCTTTATTCGCGAAGAGTATGCTCTGCTAAAGGAGGGAATGCGTGACACACTTCACCAAAGTCAACGTGCTGCACTTATTCCCGGCTTACTCGAAACTCTTGAAGCTGCCCTTCAGGCAGGAGCCTATGGTGCCGCTCTCAGCGGTTCCGGCCCCACCTTGTTAGCTCTTATTCCCAGCAACTCTAAGACAGATGTATCTCAAACTATGATATCCACGCTTGCGACACATGGAATCAATGCACAGGCCATGATCCTTGAGATTGATTCCGCCGGAGCTTCATCTTCCCCAATCAGGTAA
- a CDS encoding trypsin-like peptidase domain-containing protein, translated as MNNKNKKSLMALPQVIGVGQGLKEIGGVTTEQKAIIVLVKRKLPLDQLKKHQLVPKTLNGTVTDVIEVGDMQAFSAGNPAYAILSYPRRMRPAAPGVSIGHYLTTAGTFGAVVYDRKSGQPLILSNNHVLANSSNGRDRRAKIGDLILQPGAIDGGSTSADGIARLKKYVALNEYPTRNHVDCALAQPLNNELIIPEILEIGLVRGTETAKIGMNVKKTGRTTGLTTGRIRAVNVELNVGYGRGRTLNFQNQILTTNMSAGGDSGSLVLEENNRAVGLLFAGSGQATLLNPIQTVLSLLDIEF; from the coding sequence ATGAATAATAAAAACAAGAAATCATTAATGGCTCTTCCTCAAGTTATTGGGGTAGGTCAGGGTCTTAAGGAAATTGGGGGAGTCACAACAGAACAAAAAGCAATTATTGTTTTAGTAAAAAGAAAATTACCATTGGACCAATTAAAAAAGCATCAGCTAGTTCCCAAAACCCTGAATGGAACAGTAACTGATGTTATTGAAGTCGGGGATATGCAGGCATTTTCAGCAGGAAATCCTGCATATGCTATTCTAAGCTACCCAAGGCGTATGCGGCCGGCTGCTCCGGGTGTCAGTATTGGGCATTATCTTACGACAGCAGGAACCTTTGGAGCGGTTGTATATGACCGCAAGAGTGGGCAACCACTTATCCTATCTAACAACCACGTTTTGGCCAATTCCTCCAACGGCAGAGACAGGAGGGCAAAAATAGGGGATTTGATTCTTCAACCTGGAGCAATTGATGGTGGAAGTACATCGGCAGATGGAATTGCCCGATTGAAGAAATATGTTGCATTAAATGAGTATCCTACAAGAAACCATGTTGATTGTGCTTTAGCGCAACCCCTGAACAATGAACTGATTATCCCTGAGATCCTGGAAATTGGCTTAGTTCGAGGGACTGAAACAGCAAAAATAGGTATGAATGTTAAAAAGACTGGGCGGACGACCGGACTGACCACCGGCAGAATCAGAGCAGTTAATGTCGAGCTTAATGTCGGCTATGGGAGAGGTCGAACCCTGAATTTTCAAAACCAAATTTTAACCACAAATATGTCTGCAGGAGGGGATAGCGGATCTTTAGTTCTGGAGGAAAATAATCGTGCAGTTGGGCTTTTGTTTGCAGGTTCAGGTCAGGCAACCCTCTTAAATCCAATTCAAACGGTGTTAAGCTTACTGGATATTGAGTTTTAA
- a CDS encoding NAD(P)/FAD-dependent oxidoreductase: MAEELHTLKDHYELAIIGCGPAGMSAALNAKIRNRDFVLLGSEVCSPKLSKAPQVDNWLGFPEIGGEELRQRFLKHVTEKEIPITQFKVTNIYPGPPYILMGKDKSFEADTVIIATGVSAGKLLPGEAELLGKGVGYCATCDGPLYKNKQVAIIAYHQEGEEEANYMAGICSNVYYIPYYRDILKLDPRIEVIKAKVEKIIGDQAVRQLDLGKETLEVDGVFILRDTLPAEQLVPGLEMEDTAIKVNHKLETSLPGLFAAGDCTGQPYQLIKAAGEGGTAALQAVKYLDNQKSTSPIH, encoded by the coding sequence ATGGCAGAAGAGCTTCATACCTTAAAAGATCACTATGAATTAGCGATTATCGGTTGTGGACCCGCCGGAATGTCAGCAGCCCTTAATGCGAAAATACGTAATCGTGATTTTGTTTTACTGGGTTCCGAAGTTTGTAGCCCGAAGCTCTCCAAAGCTCCGCAAGTTGACAATTGGCTTGGCTTCCCGGAAATAGGTGGTGAAGAATTGCGCCAGCGCTTCCTGAAGCATGTAACGGAAAAGGAAATACCGATAACACAATTTAAAGTGACCAATATTTATCCTGGGCCGCCCTATATCCTTATGGGAAAAGACAAATCCTTTGAAGCAGATACCGTGATTATTGCTACAGGCGTTTCAGCGGGAAAACTATTGCCAGGCGAAGCCGAATTGTTGGGTAAAGGAGTAGGGTATTGCGCGACGTGTGACGGTCCTCTCTATAAAAACAAACAAGTCGCTATTATTGCTTACCATCAAGAAGGAGAAGAAGAAGCTAATTATATGGCCGGTATCTGCTCAAACGTTTACTATATTCCATATTACCGCGACATTTTAAAGCTTGACCCACGAATTGAGGTTATTAAGGCCAAGGTTGAAAAAATCATTGGGGATCAAGCTGTGCGGCAGCTTGACCTCGGAAAAGAAACCTTAGAGGTTGATGGGGTATTCATCCTGAGAGATACCCTGCCTGCCGAGCAGCTAGTGCCAGGCTTGGAAATGGAAGATACAGCAATTAAAGTCAACCATAAACTGGAGACAAGCTTGCCGGGCTTATTTGCCGCCGGAGATTGTACGGGCCAACCTTATCAGTTGATCAAAGCGGCAGGAGAAGGTGGTACCGCTGCTTTGCAGGCTGTCAAATATTTAGATAATCAAAAATCAACGAGTCCTATTCACTAA
- a CDS encoding YcxB family protein — MNFEYKLNEQDLVDFNLFHITYSKLSRRSYFIQRYVLSLSFLVLPFLLRRFTNLPLGYWFVVFILLYVYWVAVYPKRLKKIVSRKISKMLAGGKNNSVVGTHSLAISGSEIIDKSEYSEARTQFSDIENIVEDKEHIFVYVNSNSAHIIPLRIFENENQKQEFLTLLRQKAGKTDGVLKK, encoded by the coding sequence ATGAATTTTGAGTATAAGCTGAATGAGCAGGATCTGGTGGACTTTAATCTTTTCCATATTACCTATTCCAAATTGTCCAGGCGGTCGTATTTTATTCAACGGTATGTACTCTCCTTATCCTTTTTAGTCCTCCCCTTCTTACTCAGGAGATTTACAAATCTGCCATTAGGGTACTGGTTCGTTGTTTTCATACTCCTGTATGTGTATTGGGTGGCTGTCTATCCGAAACGTTTAAAGAAAATTGTTTCCAGGAAAATTTCAAAGATGCTTGCCGGCGGGAAAAATAACAGTGTGGTGGGAACTCACAGCTTAGCGATCTCTGGCAGTGAGATTATCGATAAAAGTGAATACAGTGAAGCAAGGACTCAGTTCAGTGATATTGAAAACATTGTTGAGGACAAGGAACATATTTTTGTCTATGTAAATTCGAATTCGGCACATATCATTCCCCTTAGAATATTCGAAAATGAGAATCAGAAGCAGGAGTTTTTAACACTTTTGCGTCAGAAGGCTGGTAAAACAGATGGAGTCTTAAAGAAATAG